A portion of the Pseudomonas protegens CHA0 genome contains these proteins:
- a CDS encoding cysteine hydrolase family protein, whose protein sequence is MPLSNAKRALLVIDMQVGLFNGPDKPYKREQVLENINQLIRRARQAGAPIFAVRHTGPAESPIAAGSAFWQLLPTLEVDEEQDCVLDKTRPSCFIGTGLAEHLQEAQVNELVIVGMKTQYCVDTTCRAAGDLGFAAVLVEDAHTCMDTPLIGARTIIAHHNATLNGPFVRLATTADVTF, encoded by the coding sequence ATGCCTTTATCCAACGCCAAGCGTGCCCTGCTGGTGATCGATATGCAGGTCGGGTTGTTCAATGGACCGGACAAGCCCTACAAGCGCGAGCAGGTCCTGGAAAACATCAACCAACTGATCCGCCGCGCCCGCCAGGCCGGGGCGCCGATCTTCGCCGTGCGCCATACCGGCCCCGCCGAATCCCCGATTGCCGCTGGCAGTGCATTCTGGCAACTGCTGCCGACCCTGGAAGTGGATGAAGAGCAGGACTGCGTACTGGACAAGACCCGCCCCAGTTGCTTTATCGGCACCGGGCTGGCCGAGCACCTGCAGGAGGCCCAGGTCAATGAACTGGTGATCGTCGGCATGAAGACCCAGTACTGCGTCGATACCACCTGCCGCGCCGCCGGCGACCTGGGCTTTGCCGCCGTGCTGGTGGAGGACGCCCATACCTGCATGGACACGCCGCTGATCGGGGCAAGAACCATCATCGCCCACCATAACGCCACCCTGAACGGCCCCTTCGTGCGCCTGGCCACAACCGCCGACGTAACCTTCTGA
- a CDS encoding serine/threonine transporter — protein MNDQANSVDQRFETAAPATLTRWNRQDTTWMLGLFGTAIGAGTLFLPINAGIGGFWPLLILALLAFPMTFYAHRGLTRFVLSGRDGADITDVVEEHFGLTAGALITLLYFLAIFPILLIYSVALTNTVDSFMTNQLHIAPPPRAILALVLIFGLLVVVRCGEQVIVKAMSLMVYPFIVALLFLAVFLIPHWNGGILATVSDVPAPSAFLHTLWLAIPVMVFSFNHSPIISAFAVDQKRRYGVHAEERSSQILSRAHLLMVGMVLFFVFSCVLTLNPAQLAEAKAQNLSILSYLANHFQNPTIAFAAPLIAFVAIAKSFLGHYIGASEGLKGLIGKSGRRPGTKTLDRVTAAFMLVICWAVATLNPSILTMIETMGGPVIAAILFLMPMYAIRKVPAMARYRGQASNVFVTLVGLVAITALVYSLAS, from the coding sequence ATGAATGATCAGGCCAACAGCGTTGATCAACGCTTTGAAACCGCGGCCCCAGCGACCCTGACCCGCTGGAACCGCCAAGACACCACCTGGATGCTCGGCCTGTTTGGCACGGCCATCGGTGCCGGTACCCTGTTTCTGCCCATCAATGCCGGCATCGGCGGTTTCTGGCCGCTGTTGATCCTGGCGCTGCTGGCCTTCCCCATGACCTTCTATGCACACCGCGGCCTGACCCGCTTCGTGCTTTCCGGGCGTGACGGTGCGGACATCACTGACGTGGTGGAAGAGCACTTCGGGCTCACCGCCGGTGCCCTGATCACCTTGCTGTACTTTTTGGCGATCTTCCCGATCCTGCTGATCTACAGCGTGGCCCTGACCAACACCGTCGACAGCTTCATGACCAACCAACTGCACATCGCGCCGCCACCGCGGGCGATCCTGGCCCTGGTGCTGATCTTCGGCCTGCTGGTGGTGGTGCGTTGCGGCGAGCAGGTGATCGTCAAGGCCATGAGCCTGATGGTCTACCCGTTCATCGTGGCCCTGCTGTTCCTCGCGGTGTTCCTGATCCCGCACTGGAATGGCGGCATCCTCGCCACCGTCAGCGATGTCCCGGCGCCTTCGGCCTTCCTGCATACCCTGTGGCTGGCGATTCCGGTGATGGTCTTCTCGTTCAACCATTCGCCGATCATCTCGGCCTTTGCCGTGGACCAGAAGCGCCGCTATGGCGTGCACGCCGAAGAGCGCAGTTCGCAGATACTCTCGCGTGCCCACCTGCTGATGGTGGGCATGGTGCTGTTCTTCGTCTTCAGCTGCGTACTGACCCTGAACCCGGCGCAGCTGGCCGAAGCCAAGGCGCAGAACCTGTCGATCCTGTCCTACCTGGCCAACCATTTCCAGAATCCGACCATCGCCTTCGCCGCGCCGTTGATTGCCTTCGTGGCCATCGCCAAGTCCTTCCTGGGCCACTACATCGGTGCCAGCGAAGGCCTCAAGGGCCTGATCGGCAAGAGCGGCCGGCGCCCGGGCACGAAAACCCTGGACCGCGTCACCGCCGCCTTCATGCTGGTGATCTGCTGGGCCGTGGCCACCCTCAACCCGAGCATCCTGACGATGATCGAGACCATGGGCGGCCCGGTGATCGCGGCGATCCTGTTCCTGATGCCGATGTACGCCATCCGCAAGGTGCCGGCCATGGCCCGCTACCGCGGCCAGGCTTCCAACGTCTTCGTGACCCTGGTGGGCCTGGTGGCCATTACTGCCCTGGTGTACTCCCTGGCGTCCTGA
- a CDS encoding VOC family protein: MSATTIAGCLLYSLDPPSLARFYAELLGWPITEQQADYQQLAHQGFELTLVQVPPAIAARIVVQEPPLPRSDCACKPLFQVDDLARARQRAAKAGGRVYEAEREWQFKDARACDGIDPEGNIFQLRQPLPR, encoded by the coding sequence ATGAGCGCCACGACGATCGCCGGCTGCCTCCTCTACAGCCTTGATCCACCTTCCCTCGCCCGCTTCTATGCCGAACTGCTGGGCTGGCCCATCACCGAACAGCAAGCCGACTACCAGCAACTGGCCCACCAGGGCTTCGAGCTGACCCTGGTCCAGGTGCCGCCAGCGATTGCTGCGCGCATCGTCGTGCAGGAACCGCCGCTGCCCCGCAGCGATTGCGCCTGCAAGCCGCTGTTCCAGGTAGACGACCTGGCCCGGGCCCGGCAGCGCGCTGCCAAGGCCGGTGGCCGGGTGTACGAGGCCGAGCGCGAATGGCAATTCAAGGACGCCCGGGCCTGCGACGGCATCGACCCGGAAGGCAACATCTTTCAATTGCGCCAACCCCTGCCCCGCTAA
- a CDS encoding SulP family inorganic anion transporter, translating to MATEPLTHPTAAPKRTRDLLAGLSIAGLLLPEAVAYSSIAALPPQAGVIALFAGLLCYGLLGTSRFAIVSATSSSAAVLAAATLSLAGGDAQLRLSLAFALVLLTGVFFLLAGLFRLGGVTAFIAKPVLRGFAFGLALTIVLKQFATVVGVHLSTGNLVRFLPQLLEQWPQWNWAGAAVAAVALLVLGICSRIPYVPGGLVAVVIGIGAGQWFNLPAHGVDLIGVIELKLEVPSLPQLPFADWLRLGELAFALVMILYAESYGSISSFALKHGDRVSSNRDLLALGASNLLSGLFHGMPAGAGYSATSANEAAGARSRLAGLTAAAVMLLIVLTVLPYIALTPEPVLAAIVMYALGHGLSLQPLGRYFIWRRDRVLVICAVSAVLVLGVLDGLLLSVGISILLLLRQMSAADIQILGQLGSGHDFVDLSRHPQARQVPGVLILRPGEALFFANAERILGGALRLIRHVQAPIHSIILSLEESPDLDGTSIEALDEFFRQVSLEHKHLALARLKHEAKDALALLPSSREYQVLLSGTSVDDTLQESLRGWKVKDALES from the coding sequence TTGGCCACTGAACCCCTGACCCACCCAACCGCTGCACCCAAGCGCACCCGCGACCTGCTGGCCGGCCTGTCCATTGCCGGCCTGTTGTTGCCGGAAGCCGTAGCCTATTCCAGCATCGCCGCCTTGCCGCCCCAGGCCGGGGTCATTGCCCTGTTTGCCGGGTTGCTGTGCTACGGCCTGTTGGGCACCAGCCGCTTTGCCATTGTTTCTGCCACTTCATCGTCGGCCGCAGTGCTGGCGGCGGCCACCCTGTCCCTGGCCGGTGGCGACGCCCAGCTGCGCCTGAGCCTGGCCTTTGCCCTGGTGCTGCTCACTGGGGTGTTCTTCCTCCTGGCCGGGCTGTTCCGCCTGGGCGGCGTGACCGCCTTCATTGCCAAGCCGGTGCTGCGCGGCTTTGCCTTCGGCCTGGCGTTGACCATTGTCCTCAAGCAGTTCGCCACCGTGGTCGGGGTGCACCTGAGCACCGGTAACCTGGTGCGCTTCCTGCCGCAGTTGCTGGAGCAGTGGCCGCAATGGAACTGGGCCGGCGCCGCGGTGGCGGCGGTGGCGCTGCTGGTGCTGGGGATCTGCTCGCGAATTCCCTATGTGCCCGGCGGGCTGGTGGCGGTGGTGATCGGCATTGGCGCCGGCCAGTGGTTCAACCTGCCGGCCCATGGCGTCGACCTGATCGGGGTCATCGAACTCAAGCTGGAGGTGCCGAGCCTGCCGCAACTGCCTTTTGCCGACTGGCTGCGCCTGGGGGAACTGGCGTTCGCCCTGGTGATGATCCTGTATGCCGAATCCTATGGTTCCATCAGCTCCTTTGCCCTGAAGCATGGCGACCGGGTTTCCTCCAACCGCGACCTGCTGGCCCTGGGCGCTTCCAATCTGCTCTCGGGGCTGTTCCATGGCATGCCCGCCGGGGCCGGCTACTCGGCCACCTCCGCCAATGAAGCGGCCGGGGCGCGCTCGCGCCTGGCAGGGCTGACCGCGGCGGCGGTGATGCTGCTCATCGTGCTGACCGTGCTGCCCTATATCGCCCTGACCCCGGAGCCGGTGCTGGCGGCGATTGTCATGTACGCCCTGGGTCATGGCCTGAGCCTGCAACCCCTGGGGCGCTACTTCATCTGGCGGCGTGACCGGGTGCTGGTGATCTGCGCGGTCAGCGCGGTGCTGGTGCTGGGGGTGCTGGACGGGTTGCTGCTGTCAGTGGGTATCAGCATCCTGTTGCTGCTGCGGCAGATGTCGGCGGCGGATATCCAGATCCTCGGGCAACTGGGCAGCGGCCACGACTTTGTCGATCTCAGCCGTCATCCTCAGGCCCGACAGGTGCCCGGCGTGCTGATCCTGCGGCCGGGGGAGGCTCTGTTCTTCGCCAACGCCGAACGCATCCTCGGCGGCGCCCTGCGCCTGATCCGCCATGTGCAGGCGCCGATCCACAGCATCATCCTCAGCCTGGAGGAGTCCCCGGACCTGGACGGCACCAGCATCGAGGCCCTGGACGAGTTCTTCCGCCAGGTCAGCCTGGAGCACAAGCACCTGGCCCTGGCGCGGCTCAAGCACGAGGCCAAGGACGCCCTGGCACTGCTGCCGTCGAGCCGCGAGTACCAGGTGCTGCTCAGCGGCACCAGCGTCGACGACACGCTGCAGGAGAGCCTGCGGGGCTGGAAGGTTAAGGATGCGCTTGAGTCTTGA
- a CDS encoding Gfo/Idh/MocA family protein: MDELGIGLIGTGFMGRAHALAFRSAGAVFELPVRLHLAALADADAQRGEHCAGAWGFAQAHRDWQDLIADPRVNLVAITTPNHLHFPMAMAALAAGKAVYCEKPLAVSVEQARQMHHAAQAAGVVTRVGYNYQHNPVIAQARDMIGNGELGQLVSFQGEFSEDFMADPDAPWSWRCEPQHAGGALADLGSHLLAMARFLMGPVQAVCADTQTVHLQRPTEAGSQERRAIAVDDQAHALLRFANGARGTLSSSWIKHGYKNHLSFEISGTLGTLAYDQERLNELRLYRVGQKGFQRLLAGPALPGYAAFSPAPGHQLGYNELKTLEVHELIMALCGQGRDGTDFAEAWEVERLAAAIRTAAAEQRWVAL, encoded by the coding sequence ATGGACGAGCTCGGCATTGGTTTGATCGGCACCGGTTTCATGGGGCGTGCCCACGCCCTGGCGTTTCGCAGTGCCGGCGCGGTCTTCGAATTGCCGGTGCGCCTGCACCTGGCGGCCCTGGCCGACGCCGACGCCCAGCGCGGCGAACACTGCGCCGGCGCCTGGGGCTTTGCCCAGGCCCACCGCGACTGGCAAGACCTGATCGCCGATCCCCGGGTCAATCTGGTGGCCATCACCACCCCCAACCATCTGCACTTCCCCATGGCCATGGCGGCGCTGGCCGCAGGCAAGGCGGTGTACTGCGAAAAGCCCCTGGCGGTCAGCGTCGAACAGGCCCGGCAGATGCACCACGCGGCCCAGGCCGCCGGGGTGGTGACCCGGGTGGGCTACAACTACCAGCACAACCCGGTGATCGCCCAGGCCAGGGACATGATCGGCAACGGCGAACTGGGGCAACTGGTGAGTTTCCAGGGCGAGTTCAGCGAAGACTTCATGGCCGACCCGGATGCCCCCTGGTCCTGGCGTTGCGAGCCGCAGCACGCCGGCGGCGCCCTGGCGGACCTGGGCAGCCACCTGCTGGCCATGGCACGCTTTCTCATGGGGCCGGTGCAGGCGGTGTGCGCCGATACCCAGACCGTGCACCTGCAACGCCCCACCGAAGCCGGCAGCCAGGAACGCCGCGCCATCGCCGTGGATGACCAGGCCCATGCCCTGCTGCGCTTTGCCAATGGCGCGCGGGGCACGCTGAGCAGCAGCTGGATCAAGCATGGTTACAAGAACCACCTGAGCTTCGAGATCAGCGGCACCCTTGGCACCCTGGCGTACGACCAGGAACGCCTCAACGAACTGCGCCTGTACCGGGTCGGCCAGAAGGGTTTCCAGCGCCTGCTGGCCGGGCCCGCCCTGCCCGGCTACGCGGCCTTCAGCCCGGCCCCGGGGCACCAGCTGGGCTACAACGAACTCAAGACCCTGGAAGTTCACGAATTGATCATGGCCCTGTGCGGCCAGGGCCGGGACGGCACGGATTTCGCTGAAGCCTGGGAAGTGGAGCGCCTGGCCGCGGCGATCCGCACTGCCGCCGCCGAACAGCGCTGGGTGGCACTGTAG
- a CDS encoding SDR family oxidoreductase: MSKTQLFDLDGKIAFVSGASRGIGEAIAKLLAQQGAHVIVSSRKLEGCQHVADAIIAAGGKATAIACHIGEMEQISQVFAGIREQFGRLDILVNNAATNPQFCNVLDTDLGAFQKTVDVNIRGYFFMSVEAGKLMRENGGGSIINVASINGISPGIFQGIYSVTKAAVINMTKVFAKECAQFGIRCNALLPGLTDTKFASALVKNDAILKTALAQIPLKRVADPSEMAGAVLYLASDASSYTTGVSLNVDGGFLS, encoded by the coding sequence ATGTCCAAGACTCAGTTGTTCGACCTCGACGGCAAGATCGCATTCGTCTCCGGCGCCAGCCGCGGCATCGGTGAGGCCATTGCCAAGTTGCTGGCCCAGCAAGGCGCCCATGTCATCGTGTCGAGCCGCAAGCTCGAAGGTTGCCAGCACGTGGCCGACGCGATCATCGCCGCCGGCGGCAAGGCCACCGCCATTGCCTGCCACATCGGTGAAATGGAGCAGATCAGCCAAGTCTTCGCCGGCATCCGCGAACAGTTCGGGCGCCTGGACATCCTGGTCAACAACGCCGCGACCAACCCGCAATTCTGCAACGTCCTGGACACTGACCTGGGGGCCTTCCAGAAGACCGTCGACGTCAACATCCGCGGCTACTTCTTCATGTCGGTGGAAGCCGGCAAGCTGATGCGCGAAAACGGCGGCGGCAGCATCATCAACGTGGCCTCGATCAACGGCATCTCGCCGGGGATCTTCCAGGGCATCTACTCGGTGACCAAGGCCGCGGTGATCAACATGACCAAGGTCTTCGCCAAGGAATGCGCGCAGTTCGGCATCCGCTGCAACGCCCTGCTGCCGGGCCTGACCGACACCAAGTTCGCCTCGGCCCTGGTCAAGAACGACGCCATCCTCAAGACCGCCCTGGCGCAGATCCCCCTCAAGCGCGTAGCCGACCCCAGCGAAATGGCCGGCGCGGTGCTCTACCTGGCCAGCGACGCCTCCAGCTACACCACGGGTGTCTCGCTCAATGTGGACGGCGGCTTCCTCTCCTGA
- a CDS encoding 2-hydroxyacid dehydrogenase: protein MRATVLVLVENVNAYLPHLEDLGFRLILAPTPQTRAQAIRDHAGQIDAVLTRGPLGLSAAEIAALPRLQIICVIGAGYEQVDLQAASNRGIAVTNGAGVNASSVADHALALLLALVRGIPQSDAAVRQGDWPKVLRPSLAGMRLGVLGLGAVGQAIARRCALGFDMPVSYHSRQPRPDQPYRFCPTLVELARDSDVLVIATPGGADTRHLVDQPVLEALGPEGFLVNIARASVVDTNALLQALQQRRIAGAALDVFDDEPQVPDALKVLDNVVLTPHVAGLSPQASRDTVAMVGQNLLAHFEGRPLLTPLALPAPN from the coding sequence ATGCGCGCCACCGTTCTGGTCCTGGTTGAAAACGTCAACGCCTACCTGCCGCACCTCGAAGACCTGGGTTTCAGGCTGATCCTGGCACCCACTCCACAGACCCGGGCCCAGGCGATCCGGGACCACGCCGGGCAGATCGATGCGGTGCTGACCCGTGGCCCCCTGGGGCTGAGCGCGGCGGAAATCGCCGCCCTGCCCCGATTGCAGATCATCTGCGTGATCGGCGCCGGCTATGAGCAAGTGGACCTGCAAGCGGCGAGCAATCGCGGGATCGCGGTAACCAATGGTGCCGGGGTCAACGCCTCGTCCGTGGCCGATCATGCCCTGGCCCTGCTGCTGGCCCTGGTGCGCGGCATTCCCCAGTCCGACGCCGCGGTACGCCAGGGGGACTGGCCGAAGGTGCTGCGCCCGTCCCTGGCCGGCATGCGCCTGGGGGTGCTCGGCCTCGGCGCCGTGGGCCAGGCCATCGCCCGGCGCTGCGCCCTGGGCTTCGACATGCCGGTGAGCTACCACAGCCGCCAGCCACGCCCCGACCAGCCCTACCGCTTCTGCCCGACCCTGGTGGAACTGGCCCGGGACTCGGACGTCCTGGTAATCGCCACCCCGGGCGGCGCCGACACCCGGCACCTGGTGGACCAGCCGGTGCTGGAAGCCCTTGGCCCCGAAGGTTTCCTGGTGAACATCGCCCGGGCCAGCGTGGTGGACACCAACGCCCTGCTGCAGGCCCTGCAGCAGCGGCGGATTGCCGGCGCGGCCCTGGATGTGTTCGATGACGAACCCCAAGTCCCGGACGCCCTCAAGGTGCTCGACAACGTGGTGCTCACGCCCCACGTCGCCGGCCTTTCGCCCCAGGCCAGCCGCGATACCGTGGCGATGGTCGGCCAGAACCTGCTGGCCCACTTCGAAGGCCGGCCACTGCTGACCCCGCTGGCCCTGCCGGCACCGAACTGA
- a CDS encoding phosphotransferase family protein, producing the protein MALTDQSTRTRSGEELDANLIDPYLKAHIPGLSCTPQISQFPGGASNLTYLLEYPGQEFVLRRPPFGHKAKSAHDMGREFRILNQLKDGFPYCPKAYVHCTDESVIGAEFYVMERVKGIILRSDLPPELGLDAGQTEALCKSFIDRFVELHRVDYSACGLGDLGKPEGYVQRQIKGWSDRYEKALTPDAPHWEKVKAWLNEKMPADHPTSSIVHNDYRFDNVILDPQNPMQIIGVLDWELTTLGDPLMDLGNTLAYWIEAGDPAPVQLMRRQPSNAPGMLTRQQFVDYYAERAGIEIGNFDFYYTYGLFRLAGIVQQIYYRFYHGQTQDKRFAQFIHMNKLLEQMSLQVIHKSSL; encoded by the coding sequence ATGGCGCTTACAGACCAGTCCACCCGCACTCGCTCAGGCGAGGAACTCGATGCCAACCTGATCGACCCGTACCTCAAGGCGCACATTCCCGGCCTGAGCTGTACGCCGCAGATCAGCCAGTTCCCGGGCGGTGCCTCGAACCTCACCTACCTGCTGGAATACCCCGGGCAGGAGTTTGTCCTGCGTCGCCCGCCCTTCGGCCACAAGGCCAAGTCGGCCCACGACATGGGCCGCGAGTTCCGCATTCTCAACCAGCTCAAGGACGGTTTCCCCTACTGCCCCAAAGCCTACGTGCACTGCACCGACGAGTCGGTGATCGGCGCCGAGTTCTATGTCATGGAACGGGTCAAGGGCATCATCCTGCGCTCCGACCTGCCGCCGGAGCTGGGCCTGGATGCCGGCCAGACCGAGGCCCTGTGCAAGAGCTTCATCGATCGTTTCGTCGAGCTGCACCGGGTCGACTACAGCGCCTGCGGCCTGGGTGACCTGGGCAAGCCCGAAGGCTATGTGCAGCGCCAGATCAAGGGCTGGAGCGACCGCTACGAGAAGGCCCTGACCCCGGACGCGCCGCACTGGGAAAAGGTCAAGGCCTGGCTCAACGAGAAGATGCCCGCCGACCACCCGACCTCGAGCATCGTGCACAACGACTACCGCTTCGACAACGTGATCCTCGACCCACAGAACCCGATGCAGATCATCGGCGTGCTGGACTGGGAACTGACCACCCTGGGCGACCCGCTGATGGACCTGGGCAACACCCTGGCCTACTGGATCGAGGCCGGCGACCCGGCGCCGGTGCAACTGATGCGCCGCCAGCCGAGCAACGCCCCGGGCATGCTCACCCGCCAGCAGTTCGTCGACTACTACGCCGAGCGCGCGGGAATCGAAATCGGCAACTTCGACTTCTACTACACCTACGGCCTGTTCCGCCTGGCCGGCATCGTGCAGCAGATCTACTACCGCTTCTACCATGGCCAGACCCAGGACAAACGCTTCGCGCAGTTCATTCACATGAACAAACTGCTGGAGCAGATGAGCCTGCAGGTCATTCACAAATCCAGCCTCTGA
- a CDS encoding FAD/NAD(P)-binding protein: MSQTHTGQATPATRDAPILIVGGGLSGALLAAQLLRLPGQRRILVIEPRSELGRGEAYSAVELGHTLNGNAARMSVDPDNADDLTQWLARHIAEGGWSESDRQHVPVSELFPPRGLFGVYVQQRLAEAQVQGRAQGSSLSHVQGEAVDLETGPDGVLLTLADGRQLPGAVAVLATGMFPAARTPQTRSSGLNAAALDPWDVAAMARLDPRATVLIIGSGLTMVDAVVSLEQAGHRGPIEVFSRHGLLPHVRRQPPAWEDFLGADPSIRSPRQLLRALRQQCRVAEAQGIDWQAPLDTVRVHIGRLWSQASEVHKRQFVRHVRPWWESHHHRSPPLSAELVARLHEEGRLRIHAACYQGLEPGDEGRLAIRLRYRGSQDSVRMAGDALINSSGIEYDWRRVARPLPRQLLARGLVTPGPLALGISAAPDGAVHNAQGQACERLFAMGPPLRGLWWESTAVTDVALQAKALAARLANHQP; encoded by the coding sequence ATGAGCCAAACCCACACCGGACAGGCAACCCCTGCCACCCGTGATGCGCCAATCCTGATTGTCGGCGGCGGCCTCAGCGGCGCCTTGCTGGCCGCCCAGTTGCTGCGCCTGCCGGGCCAGCGACGGATCCTGGTCATAGAACCGCGCAGCGAGCTGGGGCGCGGCGAGGCCTACAGCGCCGTGGAGCTGGGGCACACCCTCAATGGCAACGCCGCGCGCATGAGCGTCGACCCGGACAACGCCGACGACCTGACCCAATGGCTGGCCCGGCACATCGCCGAGGGCGGCTGGTCCGAGTCGGACCGCCAGCATGTGCCGGTCAGCGAACTGTTTCCACCTCGCGGGCTGTTTGGTGTCTACGTCCAGCAGCGCCTGGCCGAGGCCCAGGTGCAGGGCCGGGCGCAGGGCTCCTCGTTGAGCCATGTGCAGGGCGAGGCGGTGGACCTGGAAACCGGCCCTGACGGCGTGCTACTGACCCTGGCCGATGGCCGGCAACTGCCCGGCGCGGTGGCGGTGCTGGCCACCGGCATGTTCCCGGCGGCGCGTACCCCGCAGACCCGCTCCAGCGGCCTGAATGCCGCGGCGCTGGACCCCTGGGATGTGGCGGCCATGGCCCGCCTCGATCCCCGGGCGACGGTGCTGATCATCGGTTCCGGGCTGACCATGGTGGACGCCGTGGTGTCCCTGGAGCAGGCCGGGCATCGTGGGCCGATCGAGGTGTTTTCCCGGCATGGGCTGCTGCCACACGTGCGCCGCCAGCCCCCGGCCTGGGAAGACTTTCTCGGCGCCGACCCGAGCATCCGCAGCCCTCGGCAACTGCTGCGGGCGCTGCGCCAGCAATGCCGCGTGGCCGAGGCCCAGGGCATCGACTGGCAGGCCCCGCTGGACACGGTGCGGGTGCATATAGGGCGCCTGTGGAGCCAGGCCAGCGAGGTGCACAAACGCCAGTTCGTGCGCCATGTACGGCCCTGGTGGGAAAGCCATCACCATCGCTCGCCGCCCCTGAGCGCCGAGCTGGTGGCGCGCCTGCATGAAGAAGGGCGGTTGCGGATTCATGCCGCTTGCTACCAGGGCCTGGAGCCGGGCGACGAAGGCCGGCTGGCGATCCGCCTGCGCTACCGCGGCAGCCAGGACAGCGTGCGCATGGCGGGCGATGCCCTGATCAACTCCAGTGGCATCGAATACGACTGGCGCCGGGTGGCGCGGCCTTTGCCGCGCCAGCTGCTGGCCCGCGGCCTGGTGACACCCGGGCCTTTGGCCCTGGGCATCAGCGCCGCACCCGATGGTGCCGTGCACAACGCCCAGGGCCAGGCCTGCGAGCGCCTGTTCGCCATGGGGCCGCCCCTGCGCGGCCTGTGGTGGGAAAGCACCGCCGTCACCGACGTCGCCCTGCAGGCCAAGGCCCTGGCCGCGCGCCTGGCCAACCACCAACCGTAG